One region of Actinomycetota bacterium genomic DNA includes:
- a CDS encoding FHA domain-containing protein, whose protein sequence is MLCRKCGFVNAEGSSYCSRCGAILEEKACSEEATLGIPVIEPEAEEENVEITPPVSAPAKGTAMLVIKKGPDAGMNFTLEGEVTVIGRHPESDIFLDDITVSRRHAEIRREGESFVITDTGSLNGTYLNRERIESAPLFSGDEIQIGKFKLLFLQG, encoded by the coding sequence TTGCTCTGTAGGAAGTGCGGTTTCGTGAACGCCGAGGGCAGCTCCTATTGCTCCCGCTGCGGCGCGATCCTGGAGGAAAAGGCCTGCTCCGAGGAGGCGACGCTGGGCATACCGGTCATCGAGCCCGAGGCCGAAGAGGAGAACGTGGAGATTACCCCTCCGGTGAGCGCCCCAGCCAAGGGAACGGCCATGCTGGTGATAAAGAAGGGGCCCGACGCGGGCATGAACTTCACCCTGGAAGGCGAGGTCACCGTCATCGGGAGGCACCCGGAAAGCGACATCTTCCTGGACGACATCACCGTGAGCAGGCGCCACGCGGAGATCAGGAGGGAAGGGGAGTCCTTCGTCATCACGGACACCGGATCCCTCAACGGCACCTACCTCAACCGCGAACGCATAGAAAGCGCGCCTCTCTTCAGCGGCGACGAGATACAGATAGGCAAGTTCAAGCTGCTTTTCCTGCAAGGTTGA
- a CDS encoding lipoate--protein ligase family protein, whose protein sequence is METWRFIPRQADDGASHMALDQALLECATGPSFPPTLRFQRWVPPALSLGRFQKLEDVDLEACEASGVEVVRRPTGGRSILHLDDFTYSLVLPSRMPLPSGVVETYSLICRGIVAALRLLGLEPVIRVGGGTRYARSGAACFAASTQADLRCGDRKICGSAQLRRGGAVLQHGSILLKDRSELHFGLLRFEGEEERLSSLRDYRRNCASLEELGVNASWEEVAECFRRGFEESFAVRLREGGLEAGEEQRWRSLIPSYRSGEWLRNPRRLELPSSLQTGRRGTSSGLPGVYIF, encoded by the coding sequence TTGGAGACCTGGAGATTCATACCCCGTCAAGCTGACGACGGCGCCTCCCACATGGCTCTGGACCAGGCCCTGCTGGAGTGCGCCACGGGGCCTTCATTCCCGCCCACCCTGCGCTTCCAGCGGTGGGTACCGCCGGCCCTTTCATTAGGGCGATTCCAGAAACTGGAAGATGTGGACCTGGAGGCCTGCGAGGCCTCCGGCGTGGAGGTGGTTAGGCGTCCCACCGGTGGAAGGAGCATACTCCACCTGGACGATTTCACCTACAGCCTGGTCCTCCCCTCGCGCATGCCTCTGCCCTCCGGAGTAGTGGAGACCTATTCCCTTATCTGCAGGGGTATCGTGGCCGCCCTGCGCCTCCTGGGCCTGGAGCCCGTCATACGGGTAGGGGGAGGAACGCGTTACGCGCGTTCCGGAGCGGCCTGTTTCGCCGCTTCCACCCAGGCCGATCTCAGGTGCGGGGACAGGAAGATATGCGGAAGCGCCCAGCTGAGGAGGGGCGGAGCGGTGCTGCAGCACGGTTCGATTCTGTTGAAAGACCGCTCGGAACTGCATTTCGGCCTCCTCCGCTTCGAGGGCGAGGAGGAGAGGTTATCCTCCCTCCGGGATTACCGGCGGAACTGCGCCTCCCTCGAGGAGCTGGGCGTGAACGCATCCTGGGAGGAAGTGGCGGAATGCTTCCGCCGGGGTTTCGAGGAGAGCTTCGCCGTTCGCCTGCGGGAAGGGGGACTCGAGGCAGGGGAGGAACAACGCTGGCGCTCACTGATACCCTCCTACCGCTCCGGGGAATGGCTGCGAAACCCCCGCCGCCTGGAACTTCCATCCTCCCTCCAGACCGGAAGAAGGGGAACTTCCAGCGGACTACCAGGGGTTTACATTTTCTAG
- a CDS encoding MerR family transcriptional regulator, which translates to MSQAKDKMSIGELLKLLQQEFPDLTISKIRFLESEGLLSPERTPSGYRKFSQADAQRLRFILKLQKEKYLPLKVIREKLNELESGRMRAGDLATGETDGFRVGEEISAYQDATLPRENLPQALDIDLSFADTLEEYGLICSHKGDDGPYYEREDVKILRIAREFSRYGLEPRHMRMYENLTDREVMAFEQIILPSLKSKDPEARRRALDILLQLVNLSRELKDQLLKNRVKEYFRQYNQPIPF; encoded by the coding sequence ATGAGCCAGGCCAAGGACAAGATGAGCATCGGCGAGCTCCTCAAGCTTCTACAGCAGGAGTTCCCCGATCTCACTATCTCCAAGATAAGGTTCCTGGAGAGCGAGGGCCTCCTGAGCCCGGAAAGGACCCCGTCGGGCTACCGGAAGTTCAGCCAAGCCGATGCCCAGCGCCTGCGCTTCATCCTCAAGCTCCAGAAGGAGAAGTACCTGCCCCTCAAGGTGATTCGGGAGAAGCTCAACGAGCTGGAAAGCGGCAGGATGCGCGCTGGAGACCTGGCCACGGGGGAGACGGATGGCTTCAGGGTGGGGGAGGAGATATCCGCTTATCAGGACGCCACCCTCCCGAGGGAAAACCTTCCCCAGGCCCTGGACATCGACCTCTCCTTCGCCGACACCCTGGAGGAGTACGGGCTCATATGCTCCCACAAGGGCGACGACGGACCATACTATGAAAGGGAGGACGTTAAGATCCTGCGCATAGCCAGGGAGTTCTCGCGCTACGGCCTGGAGCCGCGCCACATGCGGATGTATGAGAACCTCACCGACCGGGAAGTGATGGCCTTCGAGCAGATCATCCTGCCCTCCCTGAAGTCCAAGGACCCCGAGGCCCGGAGGCGCGCCCTGGACATCCTCCTGCAGCTGGTGAACCTGTCACGGGAGCTGAAGGACCAGCTACTCAAGAACCGGGTGAAGGAATACTTCCGGCAGTACAACCAACCCATACCCTTCTGA
- a CDS encoding MBL fold metallo-hydrolase has translation MSSHFTQEKDLSSAVRVSWLGHAMFLLEDGSGHRLVTDPYGEGVGYALPRVEADIVLVSHDHFDHANVDLVKGDPVVVRDAGRREIDGVLIEGFPTFHDPSGGKERGSNIVFRVQIQGLTFVHLGDLGHLLEEDLVSELKGADVLFVPVGGTFTVDDAQAAEVVRALAPRIAVPMHFRNSGCSFPILTEEPFLSRFERVEKVGKKPVYIDPGELPEPTLILVLDFLD, from the coding sequence ATGAGTTCCCATTTCACCCAGGAGAAGGATCTTTCCTCCGCGGTGAGGGTCAGCTGGTTGGGACATGCCATGTTCTTGCTGGAAGACGGGTCCGGGCACCGCCTGGTCACCGACCCCTACGGGGAGGGGGTGGGTTATGCCCTTCCCCGGGTGGAGGCGGACATCGTCCTGGTGAGCCACGATCACTTCGACCACGCCAACGTGGACCTGGTGAAGGGCGACCCCGTCGTGGTGCGGGATGCGGGGCGGAGGGAGATAGACGGCGTGCTCATCGAGGGCTTTCCGACCTTCCACGATCCCAGCGGGGGAAAGGAACGCGGATCCAACATCGTCTTCAGGGTGCAAATACAGGGCCTGACCTTCGTCCACCTCGGGGATCTGGGGCATCTCCTGGAGGAGGATCTGGTATCCGAGCTCAAGGGAGCGGACGTGCTCTTCGTCCCCGTGGGAGGTACCTTCACCGTGGACGACGCCCAGGCGGCGGAGGTGGTGAGGGCCCTCGCCCCGCGCATAGCCGTGCCCATGCATTTCCGCAATTCCGGGTGCAGCTTCCCCATCCTCACCGAGGAGCCCTTCCTCTCCCGGTTCGAGCGCGTGGAGAAGGTGGGGAAGAAGCCGGTGTATATAGACCCCGGGGAGCTTCCCGAGCCCACCCTGATTCTGGTACTCGATTTCCTGGACTGA
- the mgtE gene encoding magnesium transporter, whose amino-acid sequence MFFFSELQEKKVLDTHGRPVGKVQDIAFRVGHGLPRSEYLLVYRTRRGRRETAAVPWEWVSSVGRDGVTLTRERDAVWKSDIQAEGLWLGRNLLDRQIVDLNGYKVVRVNDLRLAESNSHLTLTGVDVSQRALLRRLGLERMARAAARLGIDLPERTIPWSFVAPLEVSQAGLRLTVTQSQLSEMHPTDLADILEQLDASQRGRLLDILDAFTAAQSLSEVEPEMQAEVIEGLAETRASNLLEIMPPDEAADILGNLPRDKVERLLNMMGVREAKLIRELLGYAEDTAGGKMTPEFLAVLSSYTAGECIDFLRRRAPDAETLYYVYVVDDEGRLKGVVSLRDLLTVDPGERVEEFMRRDVISVNVDDDQEAVAEVMARYNLLALPVVDDENVLKGIITVDDVIDVMREEVMEDLSHLGGLELAEAGLTTSLRSRLPSLAVTLLGGCLCALVLMLFEARPIPLVTLAFFLPLVLRAAQDVGLVSQAVILERLGGGEVSAGEVIRLAWREFRLVFLISCGLALLGGAAAFLWEGYLRLGLVLGFTLLASIPLGGMLGMIFTLISQRVPGELHFAQARLSGLLMGLTTLVIYLGLAVVLLSGRAS is encoded by the coding sequence ATGTTCTTCTTCTCCGAGCTGCAGGAAAAGAAGGTTCTGGATACACACGGTCGGCCGGTGGGTAAGGTCCAGGACATCGCCTTCAGGGTGGGCCACGGGCTTCCGCGCAGCGAGTACCTTCTGGTCTATCGCACCAGGAGGGGGCGCCGGGAGACGGCGGCCGTGCCCTGGGAATGGGTGTCCTCCGTGGGTCGTGACGGGGTGACCCTGACGCGCGAGCGGGACGCGGTGTGGAAGAGCGACATCCAGGCGGAGGGGCTGTGGTTGGGCCGCAACCTGCTAGACCGGCAGATCGTGGACCTCAACGGGTACAAGGTGGTCCGGGTGAACGACCTCCGCCTCGCGGAGTCCAATTCTCACCTCACCCTCACCGGCGTGGATGTGAGCCAGAGGGCGCTGCTGCGCCGCCTGGGCCTGGAGAGGATGGCTCGTGCCGCGGCCAGGCTGGGCATCGACCTCCCGGAGAGGACCATACCCTGGAGCTTCGTGGCTCCCCTGGAGGTGAGCCAGGCCGGCCTGAGGCTGACCGTCACCCAGTCCCAGCTCAGCGAGATGCACCCCACGGACCTCGCCGACATCCTGGAGCAGCTTGACGCGAGCCAGCGCGGACGGCTCCTCGACATCCTGGACGCCTTCACCGCCGCTCAGTCCCTTTCCGAGGTAGAACCGGAAATGCAGGCGGAGGTCATCGAGGGCCTCGCGGAGACCAGGGCCTCCAACCTCCTGGAGATTATGCCCCCCGACGAGGCCGCGGACATTTTAGGCAACCTTCCCCGAGACAAGGTGGAACGCCTCCTGAACATGATGGGCGTGAGGGAGGCGAAGCTCATCCGGGAGCTACTGGGTTACGCCGAGGACACGGCTGGGGGAAAGATGACCCCGGAATTTCTGGCCGTGCTCAGCTCCTACACCGCCGGGGAATGCATCGACTTTTTACGCCGGAGGGCCCCGGATGCGGAAACCTTGTACTACGTCTACGTGGTGGACGACGAGGGGCGGCTCAAGGGGGTGGTCTCCCTGCGCGATCTTCTGACTGTGGATCCGGGGGAAAGGGTGGAGGAGTTCATGCGCCGCGACGTCATCTCCGTGAACGTGGACGACGACCAGGAGGCAGTGGCCGAGGTGATGGCCCGTTACAACCTGCTGGCCCTGCCGGTGGTGGACGACGAAAACGTGCTCAAGGGAATAATCACCGTGGATGACGTGATAGACGTCATGCGCGAGGAGGTCATGGAGGACCTTTCCCACCTAGGAGGTTTGGAGCTGGCGGAGGCCGGCCTTACCACCTCCCTGCGCAGCCGGCTCCCATCCCTCGCCGTTACCCTCCTGGGGGGCTGCCTCTGCGCCCTGGTGCTGATGCTCTTCGAGGCCCGGCCGATCCCCCTTGTGACCCTGGCTTTTTTCCTTCCCCTGGTCCTGAGGGCGGCCCAGGATGTGGGACTCGTATCCCAGGCGGTCATCCTGGAGCGGTTGGGCGGCGGCGAGGTTTCCGCCGGGGAGGTCATCAGGCTGGCCTGGAGGGAATTCCGCCTGGTCTTCCTCATCTCCTGCGGCCTTGCCCTCCTGGGAGGGGCGGCCGCCTTCCTCTGGGAGGGATATCTGCGCCTGGGCCTGGTCCTCGGTTTCACCCTGCTGGCCTCCATCCCCCTGGGCGGCATGCTGGGTATGATTTTCACCCTCATATCGCAGCGCGTTCCGGGGGAGCTTCATTTCGCCCAGGCCCGCCTTTCCGGGCTTCTCATGGGACTTACCACCTTGGTCATCTACCTGGGCCTGGCGGTGGTCCTGCTTTCCGGACGCGCGTCTTGA
- a CDS encoding sugar phosphate nucleotidyltransferase has product MKAVIMAGGQGTRLRPLTSNQPKPMLPVVNKPMMEHIIELLKKCGFREMVVTLQFLPTLITNYFGDGADWGVNLDYTTEFVPLGTAGSVKNSSSLLDDTFLVISGDALTDIDLNRVVEFHRSRKAMVTITLIRVENPLEFGIVVTDAEGRIERFLEKPNWGQVFSDTINTGIYVLEPEVLDFIPEGQPYDFSKDLFPRLLEEGYPLYGYVADGYWCDIGNFEQYVAAHRDVLDGKVKVDIPGFRMAENVWVGEGVDIEPGAEIKGPSVLGDHCKVESGTKIREYTVLGHNVVVKKDSFLHRAIIYENSYIGNGSHLRGCVVGKNCDLKANVRLEEGVVVGDECLIGESVLVKHDVKIYPFKTVETGATVNTSIVWESRGLRTLFGKRAVSGIVNVDVTPELALRLAMAYGSTLPVGSTVVTSRDASRAARTIKRAMISGLNAAGVNVADLEISPAPVNRYAIRAERAEGGVDVRISAFDPQSIEIRFFDEEGIDIPESKQRDIEKVFSQASFRRAFMDEIGAIVFPPRVLEMYTKSLLDRLDLERLRERRFRVVVDYAFSSASMILPSILGKMGCDVLSLNNFTDEKRVTLSQEELNASLRNLSRLVKSSEAELGVLLDNAAERLYLLDETGRQIHPQVALLLFVELLGEAGMRGSIVVPVSVTSQVERVASRYGNRVVRTKVSRSDLMKASLEDGVVFGGAGSGGFIFPSFIPTYDAMASTAMLLEALSRVEGPLSRHVNGLPPIHMLSTEYLASWEQKGTIMRRLVEEYAQERVDLVDGVKVYMDGSSWVLVLPDPDEPTLHIISEAESDSEAARLIAEMTRKINALVGT; this is encoded by the coding sequence TTGAAGGCGGTTATCATGGCCGGAGGGCAGGGAACCAGGCTGCGTCCCTTGACCAGCAACCAGCCCAAGCCCATGCTCCCGGTGGTCAACAAACCCATGATGGAGCATATCATCGAATTGCTCAAGAAATGCGGGTTCCGGGAGATGGTGGTCACCCTGCAGTTCCTGCCCACGCTGATCACCAATTACTTCGGGGACGGGGCGGATTGGGGAGTGAACCTGGATTACACCACCGAGTTTGTTCCCCTGGGCACGGCAGGAAGCGTGAAGAACAGCTCCTCCCTTTTGGACGATACCTTTCTGGTGATCAGCGGTGACGCCTTGACGGACATTGACCTCAACCGGGTGGTGGAGTTCCATCGCAGTCGGAAGGCCATGGTGACCATCACCCTCATCCGGGTGGAAAATCCACTGGAATTCGGGATCGTAGTCACCGACGCAGAGGGGCGTATAGAGCGCTTCCTGGAAAAGCCCAACTGGGGGCAGGTATTCAGCGATACCATCAACACCGGTATCTACGTCCTGGAGCCGGAGGTCCTCGATTTCATCCCCGAGGGCCAGCCTTACGACTTCTCCAAGGATCTCTTCCCCCGCCTCCTCGAGGAGGGTTATCCCCTCTACGGGTACGTAGCCGACGGGTACTGGTGCGATATCGGCAACTTCGAGCAGTATGTCGCCGCCCACCGGGACGTCCTGGACGGAAAGGTCAAGGTGGACATCCCCGGCTTCCGCATGGCGGAGAACGTCTGGGTGGGCGAGGGGGTGGACATCGAGCCGGGGGCGGAGATAAAGGGCCCCTCGGTCTTGGGGGACCACTGCAAGGTGGAATCCGGGACCAAGATCCGGGAATATACCGTGCTGGGACACAACGTGGTGGTCAAGAAGGACTCCTTCCTCCACCGGGCCATCATCTACGAGAACTCCTACATAGGCAACGGGAGCCACCTGCGGGGTTGCGTGGTGGGCAAGAACTGTGACCTCAAGGCCAACGTCCGGCTGGAGGAGGGGGTGGTGGTGGGGGACGAGTGCCTCATCGGGGAGAGCGTCCTGGTCAAGCACGACGTGAAGATATACCCCTTCAAGACGGTGGAGACGGGAGCCACGGTCAACACCAGCATCGTCTGGGAATCCCGGGGCCTGCGCACCCTCTTCGGCAAGAGGGCCGTGTCCGGGATCGTCAACGTTGACGTGACCCCGGAACTGGCCCTCCGGCTGGCCATGGCCTACGGGTCCACCCTTCCCGTGGGCTCCACCGTGGTCACCTCCCGGGACGCCTCGCGGGCCGCCAGGACCATTAAGAGGGCCATGATAAGCGGCCTCAACGCGGCGGGGGTCAACGTCGCCGACCTGGAAATATCTCCCGCTCCGGTGAACCGCTACGCCATCCGGGCGGAGCGGGCCGAGGGGGGCGTGGACGTGCGCATCTCAGCCTTCGACCCCCAGTCCATCGAGATTCGTTTCTTCGACGAGGAAGGCATAGACATACCGGAATCCAAGCAGCGGGACATAGAGAAGGTCTTCAGCCAGGCCAGCTTCCGGCGCGCCTTCATGGACGAGATCGGGGCCATCGTCTTCCCGCCCCGCGTCCTGGAAATGTACACCAAGTCCCTCCTGGACCGCCTGGACCTCGAGCGCCTGCGGGAGAGGCGCTTCCGCGTGGTAGTGGACTACGCTTTCTCCAGCGCCAGCATGATCCTTCCCTCCATCCTGGGGAAGATGGGCTGCGACGTCCTGAGCCTGAACAACTTCACCGACGAGAAGAGGGTGACCCTCTCCCAGGAGGAACTCAACGCCTCCCTGCGCAACCTGTCCCGGCTGGTGAAATCCTCGGAAGCCGAGCTGGGGGTCCTCCTGGACAACGCCGCGGAGAGGCTCTACCTCCTCGACGAGACGGGCCGCCAGATCCATCCCCAGGTGGCCCTCCTCCTCTTCGTCGAGCTCCTGGGCGAAGCGGGGATGAGGGGCAGCATCGTGGTGCCAGTAAGCGTGACCTCCCAGGTGGAAAGGGTAGCCTCCCGCTACGGCAACCGGGTGGTGCGCACCAAGGTCAGCAGGAGTGACCTCATGAAGGCTTCCCTGGAGGACGGGGTGGTCTTCGGCGGAGCCGGCAGCGGGGGGTTCATCTTCCCCTCCTTCATACCCACCTATGATGCCATGGCCAGCACGGCCATGCTCCTCGAGGCCCTGAGCCGCGTGGAGGGACCCCTTTCCCGTCACGTGAACGGCCTGCCTCCCATCCACATGCTGTCCACGGAATACCTGGCCTCCTGGGAGCAGAAGGGCACCATCATGAGGAGGCTGGTGGAGGAGTACGCACAGGAGAGAGTGGACCTGGTGGATGGGGTCAAGGTCTACATGGACGGTTCCTCCTGGGTCCTGGTGCTGCCCGACCCGGACGAACCCACCCTCCACATCATCAGCGAGGCGGAGAGCGACTCCGAGGCCGCGCGCCTTATCGCCGAGATGACTAGGAAAATAAACGCCCTGGTGGGTACCTGA
- a CDS encoding Mut7-C RNAse domain-containing protein, with amino-acid sequence MTTPRPPHRFLADRMLGRLARYLRLLGHDVSYPDPCADAGLVAMAQNEGRVLLTRDQGILERLGPAGGNPRVVILRSQVVTQQVAQLAAEGWLQCPGPPRCASCNRTLEHLDAFEARHLVPPYTYAVHSRFMYCRSCNHVLWEGSHLERFRRRISMSHCASGLPPRGPGAGSRSREG; translated from the coding sequence TTGACCACCCCACGGCCACCTCACCGTTTCCTGGCCGACCGCATGTTGGGACGGCTGGCCCGCTATCTCCGCCTCCTGGGCCACGACGTTTCCTACCCCGACCCCTGCGCGGACGCCGGACTGGTGGCCATGGCTCAGAACGAGGGACGCGTGCTGCTGACCCGGGACCAGGGGATCCTGGAACGCCTCGGGCCCGCGGGGGGCAATCCCAGGGTGGTTATACTCCGCTCCCAGGTGGTGACCCAACAGGTCGCGCAGCTGGCTGCCGAGGGATGGCTGCAATGCCCCGGCCCGCCGCGCTGCGCATCCTGTAATCGGACCCTGGAACACCTCGACGCCTTCGAGGCCCGCCATCTGGTCCCACCTTACACCTATGCCGTCCATTCGCGCTTCATGTACTGCCGCAGCTGCAATCACGTGTTATGGGAGGGCAGCCACCTGGAGAGGTTTCGCCGGCGTATCTCCATGTCCCACTGCGCCTCGGGTCTGCCGCCCCGCGGGCCCGGCGCAGGTTCCCGTTCGCGTGAAGGATAA
- a CDS encoding nicotinate phosphoribosyltransferase: MFHVASSEDILGGRVTDVYFTNVVKALRYLDLNPRVAAEVRAGSLPEDWEWAVFAGLEESLRLLEGRPVDVYAMREGTLFQPEETVLIVEGRYQDFAVLETALLGFLCQASGVATKAARCRLAAGERMVISFGARRMHPAITPMIERNAFIGGCDGVAVVASAELIGEKPLGTMSHSLLLCVGDEARAFQAFDATADAYIRRVALVDTYQDEKFGALTAAEALGERLFAVRLDTPSSRRGDFLKIIREVRWELDLRGYEKVKIFLSGGLDEYDILRYNPYADAYGVGTSISNAPVVDYSLDIVEVDGKPRAKRGKMSGKKQVFRCPSCRESRLTPWEAEPPDCRCGERMEPALRRFLEGGKLVEELPAPQVIRNYVLEQLSGRELKAPS, translated from the coding sequence ATTTTTCACGTCGCATCCAGTGAGGACATCCTGGGGGGCAGGGTAACCGACGTCTATTTCACCAACGTGGTCAAGGCCCTCCGGTACCTCGACCTCAACCCCCGCGTGGCGGCGGAGGTGCGGGCCGGAAGTCTGCCCGAGGACTGGGAATGGGCTGTCTTCGCCGGACTCGAGGAATCCCTGCGCCTTCTCGAGGGTCGCCCCGTGGACGTTTACGCCATGCGCGAGGGGACCCTCTTCCAGCCGGAGGAGACGGTCCTCATCGTGGAGGGAAGGTACCAGGATTTCGCCGTGCTGGAGACGGCCCTCCTGGGCTTCCTTTGCCAAGCCTCGGGAGTGGCCACCAAGGCCGCCCGCTGCCGGCTGGCAGCCGGCGAACGCATGGTGATAAGCTTCGGTGCCCGCCGCATGCATCCCGCCATCACCCCCATGATTGAGAGGAACGCCTTCATAGGGGGATGTGACGGGGTGGCCGTGGTGGCCAGCGCGGAGCTCATCGGCGAGAAGCCCCTGGGCACCATGTCCCACTCCCTGCTACTGTGCGTGGGGGACGAGGCGCGCGCCTTCCAAGCCTTCGACGCCACCGCCGACGCCTACATTCGCCGCGTGGCCCTCGTGGATACCTACCAGGACGAGAAGTTCGGCGCCCTCACCGCCGCGGAGGCCCTGGGCGAACGGCTCTTCGCCGTGCGCCTGGACACGCCGAGTTCGCGTCGGGGCGATTTCCTCAAGATCATCCGCGAGGTACGCTGGGAGCTCGACCTGCGGGGCTACGAGAAGGTGAAGATATTCCTGAGCGGGGGACTGGACGAGTACGACATACTCCGTTACAACCCCTACGCCGACGCCTACGGCGTGGGGACCTCCATCTCCAACGCCCCGGTGGTGGACTACTCCCTGGATATCGTGGAGGTGGACGGGAAACCCCGGGCCAAGCGGGGGAAGATGTCGGGAAAGAAGCAGGTATTCAGGTGCCCTTCCTGCCGGGAGAGCCGCCTGACCCCCTGGGAAGCGGAGCCTCCGGACTGCCGGTGCGGGGAGCGGATGGAACCGGCGCTGCGCCGCTTCCTGGAGGGCGGGAAACTGGTGGAGGAGCTGCCCGCTCCACAGGTGATACGGAATTACGTGCTGGAACAGCTCTCCGGGCGGGAGTTGAAGGCGCCCTCCTGA
- a CDS encoding isochorismatase family cysteine hydrolase produces MAFTFDADGALLVIDMLNDFIHEKGALVVPGASRIVSRISDLVRDARQQGIPVIYVADRHRPDDREFQHWPPHAIAGTWGGEVVEELAPGEKDYLIPKRRYSAFFGTDLDTYLREMGVGKLYLTGVLTNICVYATALDAAMRNYRVAVFRDGVASLSEETDAFIFKQLEEVLQAELI; encoded by the coding sequence ATGGCCTTTACCTTTGACGCAGACGGTGCCCTGCTGGTCATCGATATGCTCAACGATTTCATACATGAGAAGGGGGCCCTGGTGGTGCCCGGAGCCTCCCGCATCGTGTCCAGGATCTCCGACCTGGTGCGTGACGCCCGGCAGCAGGGCATCCCGGTCATCTACGTGGCCGACCGGCACCGTCCGGACGACCGGGAATTCCAGCACTGGCCTCCCCATGCCATTGCCGGCACCTGGGGAGGGGAGGTGGTGGAGGAGCTCGCCCCCGGGGAGAAGGACTACCTGATACCCAAGAGGCGGTACAGCGCTTTCTTCGGTACCGACCTGGATACCTATCTCCGCGAGATGGGGGTGGGAAAGCTTTACCTCACCGGGGTGCTCACCAACATATGCGTGTACGCCACCGCCCTGGACGCCGCCATGCGCAACTACCGGGTGGCGGTCTTCAGGGACGGCGTGGCTTCCTTGAGCGAGGAGACCGACGCCTTCATCTTCAAGCAGCTGGAGGAGGTGCTCCAGGCCGAGTTGATCTGA